In a genomic window of Akkermansiaceae bacterium:
- a CDS encoding discoidin domain-containing protein: MTQVTPMYFSSAITASVLAFFASMHSLHAAPAASELLQQHSAAMVTKTQLTGPGAEAFSKELLGSEVWQHELFDSGPVDQPEQVIQLLFEIWKTDQSLGSRPVDRGMATACALEGPRREWGTAEMLPRYQFFQSKWKYGLLNNLYGNLSVYERRYLARGVQHGGLNSIPSMEYQNQEICLPAEKYTGACWYARWILHNPFGDSIHGPQYYAPFHDSWDNYAEVIRNVGGVCGSLSNFGAAAAIANGIPALTMGEPGHCAYAVMTQPDNWQPAYSLSWQRGTHTSFHGSSWGWHVYNAKGQRYPSDSKASGDLRRLAEYYLAKKNFTKAIETIRTARTRYPLDWENWSQSVHILNTGHAAPSQWQDLHQDTLKILAPVSGEIAYHLLKSYVYPKVLPSGNDKLPQRKAILLAFQRSVADWGLARWDYQDALQHQLKLLGDDPVARDAFMASAFAIHAEKNVFTPDILAAQLNSVGTDEKRLHAFISSIGRSLSKGKDGSFNGVINTLARSVLPDAAKRGDKATFQYIGKLTAKIHGECDVKPEKFPGILLSSGGTFGIQKPGNRWDDPSRHWGVIEEHGGDFHTDSTPATATVQLGNYGHLSGVVIVTRNGNFGRLVNAKLQSSIDGKEWTDLHTFKQHGRVHRIDLREKNINAGYVRVIHEGQPSLHFNKFLVYGAKKN, from the coding sequence ATGACCCAAGTCACCCCCATGTATTTCTCATCCGCCATAACCGCATCCGTTCTCGCCTTTTTTGCCTCCATGCACTCGTTGCATGCAGCACCGGCCGCCAGTGAATTACTGCAACAGCACAGTGCTGCCATGGTCACCAAGACCCAACTGACCGGGCCAGGGGCGGAAGCTTTTTCCAAAGAACTGCTCGGCTCCGAAGTTTGGCAACATGAACTGTTCGACTCGGGACCTGTCGATCAGCCAGAGCAGGTCATCCAGCTGCTTTTTGAAATCTGGAAAACAGACCAATCCCTCGGCTCCCGCCCGGTCGACCGGGGTATGGCGACCGCCTGCGCCCTCGAAGGCCCTCGCCGTGAGTGGGGTACCGCCGAGATGCTGCCACGTTACCAGTTTTTCCAAAGCAAATGGAAATACGGCCTGCTCAACAACTTGTATGGGAACCTCAGCGTCTACGAAAGACGTTACCTTGCCCGTGGTGTGCAACATGGTGGACTGAACTCAATCCCATCGATGGAGTATCAAAACCAGGAAATCTGCCTGCCTGCGGAGAAATACACCGGTGCCTGCTGGTATGCACGGTGGATCCTTCACAACCCCTTTGGCGATTCCATCCATGGCCCGCAGTACTACGCTCCTTTCCACGATAGCTGGGACAACTACGCCGAGGTCATACGCAATGTCGGTGGCGTCTGTGGCTCGCTTTCCAATTTCGGCGCAGCCGCAGCCATCGCCAATGGCATTCCCGCCCTCACCATGGGCGAGCCCGGCCACTGCGCCTACGCCGTCATGACCCAACCCGATAACTGGCAGCCGGCCTATAGCCTCTCCTGGCAACGTGGCACCCACACCTCTTTCCACGGCTCATCCTGGGGGTGGCATGTCTATAATGCCAAGGGTCAGAGGTATCCATCCGACAGCAAGGCATCGGGTGACCTGCGCCGACTCGCCGAGTATTATCTCGCCAAGAAAAACTTCACCAAAGCCATCGAGACCATCCGCACGGCACGCACACGCTACCCTCTCGATTGGGAAAACTGGTCGCAGTCGGTTCATATCCTGAACACCGGCCATGCCGCGCCATCACAATGGCAAGACCTACACCAGGACACACTCAAGATCCTCGCTCCAGTCAGCGGTGAAATAGCCTACCACCTGCTGAAGTCATACGTTTATCCGAAAGTTCTCCCGAGCGGAAATGACAAACTGCCACAGCGCAAGGCTATTCTGTTAGCTTTCCAGCGGTCTGTTGCCGACTGGGGCCTGGCCCGCTGGGATTACCAGGATGCCCTACAACACCAGCTCAAACTTCTCGGTGACGATCCGGTGGCCCGGGACGCATTCATGGCCAGCGCCTTTGCCATCCATGCTGAAAAAAATGTCTTCACCCCCGACATCCTCGCCGCACAGCTCAACAGTGTCGGCACTGATGAAAAGCGACTCCACGCCTTTATCTCATCCATCGGCCGGAGCCTCTCCAAGGGCAAGGACGGCAGTTTCAATGGCGTCATCAACACCCTCGCCCGATCGGTTCTACCCGATGCCGCCAAGCGGGGCGACAAGGCTACCTTTCAATACATCGGAAAGCTCACCGCAAAGATCCACGGGGAGTGTGATGTCAAACCGGAAAAATTCCCCGGCATCCTGCTTAGCTCGGGAGGTACCTTCGGCATCCAGAAACCCGGGAACCGCTGGGACGATCCCTCGCGGCACTGGGGTGTCATCGAGGAGCACGGCGGCGATTTCCACACAGACTCAACACCCGCCACCGCTACGGTTCAGCTAGGAAATTACGGGCATCTTTCCGGTGTGGTCATCGTCACCCGCAACGGGAATTTTGGCCGGCTCGTCAACGCCAAGCTCCAGTCATCCATCGATGGCAAGGAATGGACCGACCTACACACGTTCAAGCAACATGGCAGGGTCCACCGTATTGATTTGCGGGAAAAGAACATCAACGCTGGCTACGTTCGCGTCATTCACGAAGGCCAACCGTCACTCCACTTCAACAAGTTCCTTGTTTACGGAGCGAAAAAGAATTAG
- a CDS encoding Gfo/Idh/MocA family oxidoreductase, whose protein sequence is MDFPVGATCWNYNDKVGIFSLSKRPCIVKYPDLMLESSQPLTIAAVGCGARSRTYCKIAMSFGHTRYRVTAGADPVPERREAMARISDNPDFLAFNSADELLAQDRLADVLIIGTQDNYHFEPARRALEKGYHLLLEKPAAQTLDETLELARLARKHNRRILLCFVLRYTDFYSKVHSIVRSGQLGDVISIQATEGVEAWHQAHSFVRGHWGNTSASTPMIVAKCSHDTDYISWLMASRCTAVSSFGRLSHFTEAHAPEGATDRCTSACPHAAPQGGNCMYDSHLYLGKHARWLDMVYPHPTERSDEDVLEWLKTSQWGRCAWKCDNDAVDHQVVNMEFENGGTASLTMTAFDCGRSIEIYGTQATLRGGDAFKKFSGADITIRNHASSKTEFITLEVPKDDGYQGHGGGDYGLVNAMDAIFRGQGPDSSLIENSIEGHLIGFAAEESRLAGGMPVRLDRLH, encoded by the coding sequence ATGGACTTCCCTGTCGGGGCCACCTGTTGGAATTATAACGACAAGGTAGGAATTTTCTCACTTTCCAAGCGCCCTTGCATTGTGAAGTATCCGGATCTCATGTTGGAATCCAGCCAGCCACTAACTATCGCCGCCGTCGGCTGTGGAGCACGATCACGCACCTACTGTAAAATCGCGATGTCATTTGGCCATACGCGATACCGGGTGACCGCCGGTGCCGACCCCGTGCCCGAACGGCGCGAGGCGATGGCCAGGATATCCGACAACCCGGATTTCCTGGCTTTCAATTCCGCGGACGAGCTGCTTGCGCAGGATCGGCTCGCCGATGTCCTCATCATCGGCACCCAGGACAACTACCACTTTGAGCCTGCCAGGAGGGCCCTTGAAAAAGGCTACCATCTGCTGCTGGAAAAACCAGCGGCCCAGACGCTGGATGAGACGCTGGAGCTTGCCAGGCTGGCGAGGAAACACAACCGGAGGATCCTGCTCTGCTTCGTCCTGCGCTACACCGATTTTTATTCCAAGGTACACAGCATCGTTCGTTCCGGCCAACTCGGTGACGTCATTTCCATCCAGGCCACGGAGGGGGTCGAGGCCTGGCATCAGGCGCACTCCTTCGTGCGCGGACACTGGGGAAACACCTCGGCCAGCACCCCGATGATCGTTGCCAAGTGCAGCCACGACACGGATTACATCTCCTGGCTGATGGCGAGCCGATGCACGGCGGTCAGCTCGTTTGGGAGGCTGTCCCACTTTACCGAGGCACACGCCCCTGAGGGAGCCACCGACCGGTGTACGTCCGCTTGTCCCCATGCTGCCCCGCAAGGTGGTAACTGCATGTACGACAGTCATCTTTACCTCGGCAAACACGCACGCTGGCTGGATATGGTCTACCCGCACCCGACTGAGCGCAGCGATGAGGATGTGTTAGAGTGGCTGAAGACATCGCAGTGGGGGCGGTGCGCATGGAAGTGTGACAACGATGCCGTCGATCACCAGGTGGTGAATATGGAATTTGAAAACGGAGGAACCGCCAGCCTGACGATGACGGCCTTTGATTGTGGTCGATCCATTGAAATCTACGGCACCCAAGCCACCCTGCGCGGTGGGGACGCATTCAAAAAATTCTCCGGGGCGGATATCACCATCCGGAACCACGCAAGCAGCAAAACTGAGTTTATCACCCTCGAGGTGCCCAAGGACGATGGCTACCAAGGTCATGGCGGCGGTGATTATGGACTGGTCAATGCCATGGATGCCATTTTCCGTGGTCAAGGGCCGGACAGCTCACTGATTGAAAACTCGATTGAAGGACACCTGATCGGATTTGCCGCCGAGGAGTCGAGACTTGCGGGTGGAATGCCGGTGCGACTGGATCGCTTGCACTGA
- a CDS encoding citrate synthase (catalyzes the formation of citrate from acetyl-CoA and oxaloacetate) produces MSDYAKGLEGVIANESALSDVRGAEGKLSYLGYDIDDLVANCCFGEVNYLLMNGRLPNSKELKNFQQKLRHNRELPPQVIDFLKNAPHDASPMDVLRTGVSMLGLYDKRAKIGEPDHEALHEAAISIMARVPVIVAYFHRARMGLDLPPIRTDLSGAAHFLYLVNGEEPTAAATKTLDVAYIIHADHGMNASTFSARVTVATLSDIYSGMTSAIGTLKGPLHGGANEGVIHMLEKIGSEDKVDAYVEDCLANKKKIMGIGHRVYKVLDPRAPHLKKMALELTADLGEPKWINMSNRIAEIMLEKKGLNANVDFYSATVYYSLGIPTDLFTPIFAIARSAGWAAQILEQLRDNRLYRPLTKYVGPQETMPVPPMNER; encoded by the coding sequence ATGAGTGACTATGCCAAAGGACTCGAAGGAGTCATCGCCAATGAATCAGCCCTGAGTGACGTGCGGGGTGCCGAGGGAAAACTCTCCTACCTCGGCTACGATATCGACGACCTCGTCGCCAACTGCTGTTTCGGCGAGGTGAACTACCTCCTGATGAACGGCCGCCTGCCCAATTCCAAGGAACTCAAGAACTTCCAGCAAAAACTCCGCCATAACCGCGAGCTGCCGCCACAGGTGATCGACTTTCTGAAGAACGCCCCCCACGATGCCTCCCCGATGGACGTGCTCCGCACCGGGGTTTCCATGCTCGGACTTTACGATAAACGCGCCAAGATCGGCGAGCCCGACCACGAGGCACTACACGAAGCCGCGATTTCGATCATGGCCCGCGTGCCGGTGATCGTCGCCTACTTCCACCGTGCACGCATGGGGCTCGACCTGCCACCCATCCGCACCGATCTCTCCGGCGCCGCCCACTTCCTCTATCTAGTCAACGGTGAGGAGCCTACGGCAGCAGCCACCAAGACGCTCGACGTCGCTTACATCATCCACGCCGACCACGGAATGAATGCCTCCACATTCTCCGCCCGTGTGACCGTAGCTACCCTCAGCGACATCTATTCCGGTATGACCTCCGCCATCGGCACCCTCAAGGGGCCGCTTCACGGTGGTGCCAACGAAGGCGTGATCCACATGCTGGAAAAAATCGGCAGCGAGGACAAGGTCGATGCCTACGTCGAGGATTGCCTGGCTAACAAGAAGAAGATCATGGGGATCGGCCACCGCGTTTACAAAGTGCTCGACCCACGTGCCCCGCACCTCAAGAAGATGGCTCTGGAGCTTACCGCGGACCTCGGCGAGCCCAAGTGGATCAACATGTCCAACCGCATCGCCGAGATCATGCTTGAGAAAAAAGGCCTCAACGCCAACGTCGATTTCTACTCGGCCACCGTTTATTACTCACTGGGTATCCCGACCGATCTGTTCACCCCGATCTTCGCGATTGCCCGCTCCGCCGGCTGGGCCGCACAGATCCTTGAGCAGCTCCGCGACAACCGCCTCTACCGTCCGCTCACCAAGTATGTGGGGCCGCAGGAAACGATGCCGGTTCCCCCCATGAACGAGCGCTAG
- a CDS encoding sodium:proton antiporter gives MELLDISAILLTLAALFSYANHRWIKLPTTIGIMLISLVMSLVLIGIGRFSPGLTETVHDFVENIDFNKALMNGMLSYLLFAGALHVNLNELKKQGRIVSIMASAGVVLSTFLIGAASYYLFQIFGINLPWIWCLVFGALISPTDPVAVLGILKTAGAPKSLETKITGESLFNDGVGVVVYLALLGIAGVGAHGDGGHAVPDIALLFIKEAGGGILIGGLLGYISYQLLKSIDHYHVEILITLALVTAGYRFAMWLHMSGPLAMVVAGLMIGNHGREDAMSERTRLQVDTFWELIDEILNALLFLLIGLEVFILDFSPTVLMAGLVLIPVTLLARYIAVAIPVNILKRWRLFTPGVINILTWGGIRGGISVALALAIPTSMGETRDVILLVTYVIVIFSISVQGLSLKPLVADALKKAQQP, from the coding sequence ATGGAACTTCTCGACATCTCAGCCATTCTCCTGACGCTCGCGGCGCTTTTTTCCTATGCCAACCATCGTTGGATCAAGCTGCCGACCACCATCGGCATCATGCTGATCAGCCTGGTGATGAGCCTGGTATTGATCGGCATCGGGCGGTTTTCTCCGGGGCTTACCGAAACGGTGCACGATTTCGTAGAAAACATCGATTTCAACAAAGCCCTGATGAACGGGATGCTGAGTTACCTGCTCTTTGCCGGTGCTCTGCATGTGAATTTAAACGAACTTAAAAAACAGGGGCGTATCGTCAGCATCATGGCCAGCGCCGGCGTTGTGCTGTCGACCTTCCTGATCGGCGCGGCATCGTATTACCTGTTTCAAATCTTTGGTATCAACCTGCCGTGGATCTGGTGTCTCGTCTTTGGAGCGTTGATTTCCCCGACCGATCCCGTGGCGGTGTTAGGGATTCTCAAAACCGCCGGAGCACCCAAATCCCTGGAAACCAAGATCACCGGCGAGTCCTTGTTCAATGATGGTGTGGGTGTGGTTGTCTATCTCGCGCTGCTTGGCATTGCAGGTGTCGGAGCGCATGGCGATGGTGGACATGCGGTTCCGGACATCGCCCTGCTGTTTATCAAGGAAGCCGGCGGCGGCATCCTGATCGGTGGTTTATTAGGATACATCAGTTACCAGCTGCTCAAATCGATCGACCACTACCATGTCGAGATCCTGATCACCCTCGCCCTTGTCACAGCCGGTTACCGGTTTGCCATGTGGCTTCACATGAGCGGCCCGCTGGCGATGGTCGTCGCGGGACTGATGATCGGAAACCATGGTCGTGAAGACGCGATGAGCGAGAGAACACGGCTGCAAGTCGACACCTTCTGGGAACTCATAGATGAAATACTCAACGCGCTCCTATTTCTACTCATTGGCCTGGAGGTCTTCATCCTCGACTTTTCCCCGACGGTGCTGATGGCGGGTCTGGTGCTGATTCCGGTCACGCTGTTAGCCCGCTACATCGCCGTCGCCATCCCGGTAAACATCCTGAAACGCTGGAGGCTCTTTACTCCGGGGGTGATCAACATCCTCACATGGGGTGGTATCCGTGGCGGTATCTCCGTGGCCCTGGCCCTGGCCATTCCCACGAGTATGGGCGAGACTCGAGATGTCATTCTGCTCGTCACCTATGTCATCGTCATTTTCTCGATATCCGTGCAGGGACTAAGCCTCAAGCCGCTGGTAGCCGACGCCTTGAAAAAAGCGCAGCAGCCATAG
- a CDS encoding Precorrin-3B methylase — translation MPAKKKTSNKPLTGKELVKEVCRRIRVARSYWDAHNNRACRGERQKALALYETLTPEQREKVPQTLRVWLRYRSEKYFGEHRTKPGSERK, via the coding sequence ATGCCCGCCAAAAAGAAAACCTCTAACAAACCCCTCACCGGCAAGGAGCTGGTCAAGGAGGTGTGCCGTCGTATCCGGGTGGCACGGAGCTACTGGGATGCGCACAACAACCGCGCCTGCCGCGGCGAACGGCAGAAGGCACTGGCCCTCTACGAGACCCTCACCCCGGAACAGCGGGAGAAGGTGCCGCAGACACTCCGCGTGTGGCTTCGCTACCGCAGCGAGAAATACTTTGGCGAGCACCGCACCAAACCGGGGTCGGAGAGAAAGTAG
- a CDS encoding discoidin domain-containing protein — translation MRTLFISIALVVSVMAATAAPDVAPHFVDAAAQAKAKNLPYAVYVHGSSWHRASQIFAEQVWQSTDFHQALQNPVVLTNIHIKQHLDKEAAEKEAASYKGWDANTVRSYPAVQIYGPDGHLLKSYFGRELRILTTPSALASHIDHITNLSNKRTSLLTRIAEARQNKDTPKEINLLTQLVELPLNNEPKIIDALKQADPEDTSGWQARLSFQNWEFVRHITGLINDQKAGEALQLIDAMLDSKRHPPSQLCLILGAKGKTLVALERLPEAWQAFQQAYQIDPESPDSKAILRYGIRVAGIPLREAVPTDSLLFGKDPGDNLTRDHADFTMSSAASDDTKNHASLFKGPYATSGFAFHTDAEKDAHIIVDLKAACTVKALRITNRNSNIERAATLTVWVSTDQKIWQKIWSARKAETAWDIILDNPVTTHYVKVGLDSPTPEHLHLQAVDIYGQRP, via the coding sequence ATGCGCACACTTTTTATTTCCATCGCACTCGTTGTGTCAGTTATGGCAGCAACCGCTGCGCCTGACGTAGCTCCACATTTTGTTGACGCGGCAGCCCAGGCGAAGGCGAAGAACCTGCCCTACGCCGTCTACGTCCACGGCAGTTCATGGCACCGGGCCAGCCAGATTTTTGCCGAACAGGTCTGGCAATCCACGGACTTCCATCAGGCACTGCAAAACCCGGTTGTCCTAACAAATATCCACATCAAACAGCACCTCGATAAAGAGGCCGCGGAGAAGGAAGCCGCGTCATACAAGGGCTGGGATGCCAATACAGTCCGGTCGTACCCCGCCGTCCAGATATACGGACCCGATGGCCACCTGTTAAAATCCTACTTCGGCCGTGAGCTTAGAATCCTGACCACCCCCTCCGCCCTGGCAAGCCACATTGATCACATTACCAACCTTTCCAACAAGCGCACATCGTTGCTCACTCGGATTGCCGAAGCCCGCCAAAACAAGGATACCCCAAAAGAAATCAACCTACTCACACAGCTGGTAGAACTACCGCTGAACAACGAACCCAAAATCATCGACGCATTGAAACAGGCCGACCCCGAAGACACCTCCGGCTGGCAAGCCCGGCTATCGTTTCAAAACTGGGAGTTTGTCCGCCACATCACGGGTCTGATCAATGACCAGAAAGCCGGGGAAGCGCTCCAACTGATCGATGCCATGCTCGATAGCAAGCGGCACCCCCCTTCCCAGCTGTGCCTTATTCTCGGCGCCAAAGGAAAAACGCTCGTAGCCCTGGAAAGACTCCCCGAAGCATGGCAGGCGTTTCAGCAGGCTTATCAAATCGACCCGGAAAGCCCGGATAGCAAAGCCATACTCCGCTACGGTATCCGCGTCGCTGGCATACCACTGCGCGAAGCGGTGCCAACGGATTCGCTCCTCTTTGGCAAGGACCCCGGTGACAATCTCACACGTGACCACGCCGACTTCACCATGTCCTCCGCAGCCAGTGACGACACCAAGAACCACGCATCACTCTTCAAAGGGCCCTATGCAACAAGCGGTTTCGCATTTCATACCGATGCCGAAAAAGACGCTCACATCATCGTCGACCTCAAAGCCGCCTGCACGGTCAAGGCGTTGAGGATCACCAACCGCAATAGCAACATCGAGCGCGCCGCGACGCTTACTGTCTGGGTTTCCACTGACCAAAAAATCTGGCAAAAAATCTGGTCGGCCCGGAAGGCTGAGACCGCCTGGGATATCATCCTTGATAACCCGGTCACCACCCACTATGTCAAGGTAGGCTTGGACTCTCCGACACCCGAACACCTGCACCTCCAGGCAGTGGATATCTACGGCCAGCGACCATGA
- a CDS encoding sulfatase — protein sequence MMFTQPSHHFTNRSGKLVLGCFVVAALQYAGMAGTHAQEASPQRMNILFIMSDDHGRNATSCYGGKIVKTPHIDRLAEQGVKFTQAFSNNSVCSPARANLLTGKYSHLSSVKRLIINYGRLSEKFDGKQVTFPKLLQGAGYQTAVIGKWHLGSRPTGFDYFAVTPFFGDSFKCRFTIPDQPWTGKDRDGKLQTDGYFTDATTDPALDWIRKRDTKKPFCMLLQYRAPHAPFVPNKKHQDLFKDRVFPEPGNLHDQFEGRAPAHCKDLHNNNMIQQKVIFGGAPRKQCNGDYDHDVRILYQDFMRRYARMVVSLDENIGRVMDYLDESGLAKNTVVIYTTDNGYFTGEHGYFNKMWMYEESIRLPLIVRSPKVRGGQVDSHIVSMVDVAPTLLDFAGVTVPAEMQGKSIKPLLMNPDAKWDNELYYHYYGLLPRESPPEMIGIRTPYAKLVFYPKLDQATAFWEYFDLTKDQGDMHNLYHHPDYKEKVKLMKEKLYTLASKYQDREALELIGKGR from the coding sequence ATGATGTTTACACAACCATCGCATCACTTCACAAACCGGTCCGGAAAGCTGGTGCTAGGCTGCTTTGTCGTTGCAGCACTACAGTATGCCGGCATGGCGGGGACGCACGCGCAGGAAGCGTCGCCGCAGAGGATGAACATTCTCTTTATCATGTCGGACGACCATGGCAGGAACGCGACAAGTTGTTATGGCGGCAAGATTGTCAAGACACCGCATATCGACCGCTTGGCGGAGCAAGGGGTGAAGTTCACGCAGGCCTTCAGTAACAACTCGGTGTGTTCGCCGGCACGGGCAAATTTACTGACCGGCAAGTACAGTCACCTGAGCAGCGTAAAAAGGCTGATCATCAACTACGGCAGGCTGAGCGAAAAGTTTGACGGCAAGCAGGTCACCTTCCCAAAACTCTTGCAAGGAGCCGGGTATCAGACGGCGGTGATTGGCAAGTGGCATTTGGGCTCGCGACCCACCGGGTTTGATTATTTTGCTGTGACACCATTTTTCGGCGACTCTTTCAAGTGCCGCTTTACGATTCCCGATCAGCCATGGACGGGAAAGGACCGGGATGGCAAGCTCCAGACCGACGGGTACTTTACCGATGCGACAACGGATCCGGCGTTGGACTGGATAAGGAAAAGGGACACGAAGAAACCCTTCTGTATGCTGCTGCAGTATCGTGCACCACACGCGCCGTTTGTGCCTAACAAGAAACATCAGGATTTATTCAAGGACAGGGTTTTTCCTGAGCCCGGGAATTTGCATGATCAGTTTGAAGGGCGCGCGCCGGCGCATTGCAAGGACTTGCACAACAATAACATGATCCAGCAGAAGGTGATTTTCGGCGGTGCGCCCAGGAAGCAGTGCAACGGTGATTACGATCACGATGTCAGGATTTTATACCAGGATTTTATGCGTCGTTATGCACGCATGGTGGTGAGTCTGGATGAAAATATTGGACGTGTGATGGACTATCTGGACGAGAGCGGCTTGGCAAAGAATACGGTGGTGATCTACACAACCGACAACGGGTATTTCACCGGCGAGCATGGTTATTTTAACAAAATGTGGATGTATGAGGAATCCATTCGCCTGCCCTTGATTGTGCGCTCCCCCAAGGTCCGTGGAGGGCAGGTGGACTCCCACATTGTGAGCATGGTCGATGTGGCTCCCACCCTGCTCGATTTTGCCGGGGTGACCGTTCCGGCGGAAATGCAGGGGAAGTCGATCAAACCCTTGCTGATGAATCCCGATGCAAAGTGGGACAACGAGTTATACTACCATTACTATGGTTTGCTGCCTCGCGAATCCCCCCCGGAAATGATCGGGATCAGAACGCCGTATGCGAAGTTGGTCTTTTACCCCAAGCTCGACCAGGCTACGGCGTTTTGGGAGTATTTTGACCTGACCAAAGACCAGGGCGATATGCACAATCTTTATCATCATCCTGACTACAAGGAAAAGGTAAAGCTGATGAAGGAAAAATTGTACACCCTTGCCAGCAAGTATCAAGACAGGGAAGCGTTGGAATTGATTGGTAAAGGCAGGTAA
- a CDS encoding L-serine ammonia-lyase, iron-sulfur-dependent, subunit alpha, giving the protein MSLPPSIFNDVLGPVMRGPSSSHSAAANRIGRIARNIVGERVCKLIANYDPNGSLVTTHKDQGTDLGLYSGILGWEPHDERLPTYPQALEEAGVEVVVNYVSYDAPHPNFYRLEMIGESGASYHFDAISTGGGMIELQAIDGIPLGGVGDLHTTLFWLEDQPDLSGDKDSNIFIKAEDINWLPGRNRGGLLRFDSREIPADEDVQKLGQTLGSRRHRVLHAVLPILSRKDLTVPFACCGEMEQHPGFSNRPLWESAAQYEAARGGITVDEVMERMKVLAKIMADAVADGLKGTEYEDRILPAQSPGFSQAENDGRLIPADINNRIIRYVSALMEMKSSMGIIVAAPTAGSCGAMPGAVLAIADAMGADEDDRARALLVAGLIGVFITRDASFAAEEGGCMAECGSGSAMAAAAIVHLAGGSTAHQLAAASSALQNCFGMVCDPIANRVEAPCLGKNVMAATNALSCANMALAGYQHLIPFDEVVVAMNKVARQIPRELRCTNLGGLSITPTAGKIAQRLAEKTACCGCGDH; this is encoded by the coding sequence ATGAGCTTGCCACCCAGTATTTTCAACGATGTGCTTGGCCCCGTGATGCGTGGACCGAGTAGCTCACACAGTGCGGCGGCCAATCGGATCGGGCGTATCGCCCGCAACATCGTTGGTGAGCGTGTTTGCAAATTGATCGCGAATTATGACCCCAATGGTTCACTCGTTACTACCCATAAAGATCAAGGCACGGATCTAGGTCTCTACAGCGGCATCCTCGGATGGGAGCCACACGATGAGCGATTGCCAACGTATCCGCAGGCGCTTGAAGAAGCCGGGGTTGAAGTGGTGGTGAACTACGTGTCCTACGATGCACCCCACCCGAATTTTTATCGCCTTGAGATGATCGGTGAAAGCGGTGCCTCGTATCACTTCGATGCGATTTCCACGGGTGGTGGAATGATCGAGCTTCAAGCCATCGATGGTATCCCACTTGGTGGTGTTGGCGATCTTCACACGACACTTTTTTGGCTCGAAGACCAACCTGACCTATCCGGGGATAAAGATTCCAACATATTCATCAAAGCTGAGGACATCAACTGGCTGCCTGGCCGTAATCGAGGTGGTTTGTTGAGATTTGACTCCCGTGAAATACCCGCTGATGAGGATGTGCAAAAACTAGGCCAAACACTCGGGTCCCGTCGTCACCGCGTTTTGCATGCCGTCCTGCCCATTCTTTCCAGGAAAGATCTAACTGTTCCTTTTGCCTGCTGTGGGGAAATGGAACAACACCCCGGGTTTTCTAACCGTCCTCTCTGGGAAAGTGCCGCCCAGTACGAAGCAGCACGTGGTGGTATTACTGTGGATGAAGTGATGGAGCGGATGAAAGTGCTGGCAAAGATCATGGCGGATGCCGTGGCAGACGGGTTAAAAGGCACCGAGTATGAAGACCGTATCCTGCCCGCGCAAAGCCCCGGATTTTCCCAAGCGGAAAACGATGGCCGACTCATTCCCGCCGACATCAACAACCGGATCATCCGTTACGTCTCTGCATTGATGGAGATGAAATCATCCATGGGCATCATCGTGGCTGCGCCCACAGCTGGTTCATGTGGCGCGATGCCAGGTGCAGTTCTGGCCATCGCGGATGCTATGGGTGCCGATGAAGATGATCGTGCACGGGCCCTGCTGGTAGCTGGCCTCATCGGGGTCTTTATCACCCGTGATGCCAGTTTTGCTGCTGAGGAAGGCGGCTGCATGGCTGAGTGTGGATCTGGCTCGGCGATGGCTGCGGCTGCGATCGTTCATCTGGCAGGTGGTAGCACGGCGCATCAACTAGCCGCTGCCTCAAGCGCGCTGCAAAACTGCTTTGGCATGGTCTGCGATCCTATCGCCAACCGGGTGGAGGCCCCTTGTCTCGGCAAAAACGTTATGGCTGCCACCAACGCGCTTTCCTGCGCGAACATGGCGCTTGCCGGCTACCAGCACCTCATCCCCTTTGACGAGGTCGTGGTTGCGATGAACAAGGTTGCCCGGCAAATTCCCCGTGAACTGCGGTGCACCAATCTGGGTGGCTTGTCAATCACCCCCACTGCCGGAAAAATCGCACAACGTCTGGCAGAAAAAACCGCTTGCTGCGGATGTGGTGATCATTGA